A portion of the Bacteroidales bacterium genome contains these proteins:
- a CDS encoding winged helix DNA-binding domain-containing protein — MTLIDISNIRLINQQIITTKFTTVKDIVGWMGAMQAQDYAMVKWAIGARLSNSTNEVIEKAIDQGEIIRTHLLRPTWHFVSAEDIYWLLELTAPKIKASLRLRHQGLELTESLINKSNELIQKALLGGNHLTREEIVAILQNAKIATDENRTSHILMRAELDGIVCSGAIKDKKQTYALLSERVPKTKSQTREESLEKIASRYFTSRCPATLQDFVWWSGLSVSDARNALEMVKAGFISEKKGSETYWFTNSFSVPQSDNNSTYLLPAFDEFLISYKDRSASLPLANFKKAVSDNGIFRPIIVINGQVLGLWKRTIKNDKVIVETDFFQPQNKSIKNLVEEKAIAFGNFLGKKTDVKHSIE, encoded by the coding sequence ATGACTTTAATCGACATTTCAAATATTCGACTTATCAACCAACAAATCATAACAACAAAATTTACAACTGTTAAAGACATTGTTGGGTGGATGGGTGCAATGCAGGCTCAGGATTACGCTATGGTAAAATGGGCTATTGGAGCTCGGCTTTCCAATTCTACGAATGAAGTAATAGAAAAAGCTATTGATCAGGGAGAAATTATCCGAACACATTTACTAAGACCAACTTGGCATTTTGTTTCGGCAGAGGATATTTACTGGTTGCTTGAGCTAACAGCACCTAAAATAAAAGCATCGTTGAGATTGAGGCATCAAGGATTGGAACTTACCGAATCCCTTATTAATAAAAGCAATGAGTTGATTCAAAAAGCACTGTTGGGTGGAAACCATTTAACAAGGGAAGAGATAGTTGCTATACTTCAAAATGCTAAAATCGCTACTGACGAAAATAGAACGTCTCATATTTTGATGAGAGCTGAATTGGACGGTATAGTTTGTAGCGGAGCAATAAAGGATAAGAAGCAAACATACGCCCTGCTCAGTGAAAGAGTTCCGAAAACTAAAAGCCAGACAAGAGAAGAATCGCTAGAAAAAATAGCAAGTAGATATTTCACCAGTCGCTGCCCTGCTACATTACAAGATTTCGTTTGGTGGTCGGGCTTATCCGTTAGCGATGCAAGAAATGCTTTAGAAATGGTAAAGGCAGGTTTTATTTCGGAGAAAAAAGGCTCGGAAACATACTGGTTTACCAATTCGTTTTCTGTACCTCAAAGTGATAATAATTCTACATATCTATTACCTGCTTTTGATGAATTTTTAATCAGTTATAAGGACAGAAGTGCTTCGCTCCCTCTGGCAAATTTTAAAAAAGCTGTTTCCGATAATGGAATTTTCAGACCCATTATTGTGATTAATGGACAAGTTTTAGGCCTATGGAAACGAACAATAAAGAATGATAAAGTAATTGTAGAAACAGACTTTTTTCAACCACAAAACAAATCGATTAAAAATTTAGTTGAAGAAAAGGCTATAGCATTTGGAAACTTTTTGGGTAAAAAAACAGACGTAAAACATAGCATTGAGTGA
- a CDS encoding zinc-ribbon domain-containing protein: MKKCPKCNAEVEDNFDLCWNCQYSFDDERVLESSDFRQICPECNQEIESSAEFCPNCGNNLAIVKQEADEKPSGLKKINCLRCSVSLNFKGNYKFHEGTSILASGGLLDLLSYRESFDLYSCPNCGKVEFFLPGFD; the protein is encoded by the coding sequence ATGAAGAAATGCCCCAAGTGCAATGCTGAAGTTGAAGACAATTTTGACCTATGCTGGAATTGCCAGTATAGTTTTGATGATGAAAGAGTTCTTGAAAGTAGCGATTTTAGGCAAATCTGTCCAGAGTGCAATCAGGAAATTGAATCATCTGCGGAGTTTTGCCCCAATTGTGGTAATAATCTCGCAATAGTTAAACAGGAGGCTGATGAAAAACCTTCAGGGTTAAAAAAGATCAATTGCTTAAGATGCAGCGTTTCATTAAACTTTAAAGGGAATTATAAATTTCACGAAGGAACGAGTATTCTTGCCTCGGGTGGCTTACTTGATCTGCTTTCGTATCGCGAATCCTTTGATTTGTACAGTTGCCCGAATTGTGGAAAGGTTGAATTCTTTTTGCCAGGATTTGATTGA